The sequence CGCCAGCGGCTCGCTCGCCGCCATCGTCTGGCTGCTGCTCTCCGCCGCCCTTTGACGGCAATGCCTGCGCGCCGTGTCCTGCCTCGGACCGAATTTCGGCGCAATCCTCCGCGATCCGTGACGACTTGACCGAACGCTTGATCCATCCTCACTGGACCGGATGAAAGCGACGATGAGTCCCGGACGGGAAGGGCGATGAATTGATGAACCGCGCAAGCTATCTGAAACAGCTGGAGGCGGACCTTGCCCGCTGGTCCGCCAAGGGGTGGATCGGCGCCGACGGGTTGGCGCAGATCCGGGCCGAGATCGGCCAGGCGCCCTCGGGCTGGTCGCGCCTTCCGGCCCTGTTCGCCGGTATCGGCACCATCTGCCTTGCGCTCGCGGTCGCGGCCTTCGTTGCCGCCAACTGGGAGGTGATCCCGCGCCCGGTCAAGCTGACGGGCATTGCGGTTCTGCTGCTGGCGGCGCATGGCTTTGCCGCCGCCATGGCCTCGCGGGGGCAGCGCCTCGTTGCCGATCTGGCCACCATGTTCGCAACCCTTGTCTTCGTCAGCGGTCTCGCCCTTGTCGGGCAGATCTACCACCTGCCGTCCGACTGGGCGGGCGGTGCGCTGCTCGTTGCCATCGGCGCCCTGGCCGCTGCCTGGCTGTGCGGCTCGCGGTCCTCGCTCATGGTCGCCGCGGTCGCGTCCATCGCCTGGCTGTTGTGGATCGGCGACCCGCCGCGTCCGACCCTGGCCGAGGTCGTCACCGCCCTTGCGCTGCTGGCCGCCTGCCTGGGCCATGTGGTGCGCATGACCTCCTTTGCCGGCCGCTGGCTGGTGCTGTTGCTGCTGACCGCCGTCTATGCCTGGCTGTTCGCGGCCTGGCTCGACATCAACTACCTGTTGTCCTCGAGCGAGATGGAGTTCTCGATCCTGCTCGTCGGCGCCGCCTTCGGCGCGCTGCTGCTGGTCTGGGGCCATCTCCTGTCCGGCGACGAGGCGCAGGGCGATGACGGCTCGGGGGATGTTTCGGCCCTTGCCCGGTCCGCCGCCAGCTTCGGCGTGATGGTTCTGGTCGGCATTGTCTTGCTGACGCTGATCATCGGTTTCACCGAAACCGTCTCGGACGAGGTCGCGCGCGAGATGCCGCATGTCTGGCCGCTGCACCTGACGCTTGCGGCCATGCTGGCCGGTCTCGTGCTGCAGGCCTTGCGCGCTCCGGCATCGCGCCCGCTCCGTATCGTCGCCGCGGCCGTTGTCCTGTCTGTCGCTTGCCCGGCGCTGCTGGTCTTCCTGCCGGGCAATACGGTGGTTCTCGCCTCGTTCACTCTGGCGGCCCTCGTTGCGATCAGCGCCGCCGGTTCGACCGCCTCGCAGTCCGGCTGGAGCTTCTGGGGCAATCTCGGCCTGGCCGCCGCGCTGCTCTATCTGCTCTACGAGACAGTGGGCTCGCTGCTCGGTCAGTCGGTCTTCTTCTTCGTCGCCGGCCTGCTGCTGGTGGCGGTGGCGATTGTCTCCGCAAGGCGGCTCAGAAAAAGCTCGGCCGCAGCCGCCGGGGAGGGCGCACAATGAAAACGCTTCTTGCTTCTCCCTGGGCCCGTTGGGGCCTTGCCGGCCTGTTGCAACTCGCCCTCGTCGGCCTGCCGCTGGCGGATCGGCTGCAGGTTCACTGGTTCGGGCAGGAGGTGACGCTGGCGCTGCGCCCGGTCGATCCGCGCGATCTGCTGCGCGGCGATTACGTCATCCTCAATCCGGAGATCCAACTGGTGGATGTCGGGGTCGGCGTGCCGCAGGACCTGTTCGGCGGCGATGCCGTCTGGGTGGTCGTCGAGCCGGACGGCGAGGGGATTTCCCGCGCCGTCGCCGTGCTTTCGGCGCCGCCCGCCGATGGGCGCATCGCTCTCAAGGGACAGGTCAGCAGAACGTCGCCGCCGACCGCCGATACCCTGCGCATCGACTACGGGCTCGACGCCTTCTTCGTGCCGGAAGGGCAAGGACTGGAGATCGAGCGGATGCCGCGCGACCGCGTGCGCCTTGTCGTTGCCGTCTCCGCCGACGGGCGCTCGGCGCCGCTGCGTCTCGTCGCCGACGGCGAGGTGTTGCTGAAGGACAGCGCCTTCTAGCGCAGTCCCCTTTCAGACGGGGCCCGTGCCCCGGTCGCTTTGTCGCAGCCGCCCCGGTCCTTTCCGGGGCGGTTTGCGTTGAAGCTCTGCCTTAAAAGAGGTATATCAGATACTGCTTTTAAGGAGACCGCATGCGCCTGACCCTTCAGACCGACTACGCCTTGCGGATGATGATGCACCTTGCCGTCATGGACGGCGTGCTCGTCACCATCGCCGATGTCGCAGACACGTTCCGTGTTTCCCGCAATCACCTGATGAAGGTCGCCCAGGCGCTGGCCCATGCCGGTCTCGTGGAAACCGTGCGCGGTCGCAGCGGCGGGCTCCGGCTCGCTCAGCTGGCAGACCGGATCCGCGTCGGTACGATCGTCCGCAAGCTGGAGCTGCAGACCGCGCTGGTCGACTGCTTTCCCGGCGGCAACGGCACCTGCCGCATCACCCCCTCCTGCCAGCTGAAGCCGGCGCTGTTCCGGGCGCGCGAGGCCTTCTTCGCCGTGCTCGACGAATACACGATCCACGACCTCGTCGCCGGCAATGCCGGCCTCAGGGATATCCTCACGGGAGAGGCGGCATGAGCGACATCCGCATCCGCAGCGCCAGCGAGCGCCGGGCCGAGATCCAGGCCGCCGCGGCCAGCCTCGGGATCGATGATGCCTATATCTCGGTGCTGGTCGACACGTTCTATGCCCGCGTGCGCCGCGACCCCGAGATCGGCCCGATCTTCGAGGCCGAGATCGCCGACGACTGGGAGCCGCATCTGGCCAAGATGAAGGACTTCTGGGCCTCGGTCGCGATGAATGCCGGCCGCTACAGCGGCCGCCCGGTGCCGGCGCATATCAAGCTCACGGCCCTCGAGCCCCGGCATTTCGCCATCT comes from Stappia sp. 28M-7 and encodes:
- a CDS encoding DUF2157 domain-containing protein, which encodes MNRASYLKQLEADLARWSAKGWIGADGLAQIRAEIGQAPSGWSRLPALFAGIGTICLALAVAAFVAANWEVIPRPVKLTGIAVLLLAAHGFAAAMASRGQRLVADLATMFATLVFVSGLALVGQIYHLPSDWAGGALLVAIGALAAAWLCGSRSSLMVAAVASIAWLLWIGDPPRPTLAEVVTALALLAACLGHVVRMTSFAGRWLVLLLLTAVYAWLFAAWLDINYLLSSSEMEFSILLVGAAFGALLLVWGHLLSGDEAQGDDGSGDVSALARSAASFGVMVLVGIVLLTLIIGFTETVSDEVAREMPHVWPLHLTLAAMLAGLVLQALRAPASRPLRIVAAAVVLSVACPALLVFLPGNTVVLASFTLAALVAISAAGSTASQSGWSFWGNLGLAAALLYLLYETVGSLLGQSVFFFVAGLLLVAVAIVSARRLRKSSAAAAGEGAQ
- a CDS encoding GDYXXLXY domain-containing protein, with the protein product MKTLLASPWARWGLAGLLQLALVGLPLADRLQVHWFGQEVTLALRPVDPRDLLRGDYVILNPEIQLVDVGVGVPQDLFGGDAVWVVVEPDGEGISRAVAVLSAPPADGRIALKGQVSRTSPPTADTLRIDYGLDAFFVPEGQGLEIERMPRDRVRLVVAVSADGRSAPLRLVADGEVLLKDSAF
- a CDS encoding Rrf2 family transcriptional regulator, which codes for MRLTLQTDYALRMMMHLAVMDGVLVTIADVADTFRVSRNHLMKVAQALAHAGLVETVRGRSGGLRLAQLADRIRVGTIVRKLELQTALVDCFPGGNGTCRITPSCQLKPALFRAREAFFAVLDEYTIHDLVAGNAGLRDILTGEAA
- a CDS encoding group III truncated hemoglobin — protein: MSDIRIRSASERRAEIQAAAASLGIDDAYISVLVDTFYARVRRDPEIGPIFEAEIADDWEPHLAKMKDFWASVAMNAGRYSGRPVPAHIKLTALEPRHFAIWLGHFEEVLKDTAPHPGAVPYFMERARRIAQSLEFAISGLPPILAQGERT